Within Ramlibacter henchirensis, the genomic segment CGGCGATGCTGCCGAAGGGAGAGCCTTGCGGCGGCAGTTCGATGGCCTCGGGCCGGGCAGGCGCGAAGGCCACCAGGTGGTCCAGCGCCAGTTCGAGGGTCGCCCGCTTCTCGGCCGCGACGGCGAACCGCGCCGGCTCCTTCGGTCCCTGCTGGCGCGTGCTGCGCAGCGACTGCAGCGCCTTGTCCAGCGCCAGGGCCGATTGCGCCTGCAGCAGCTCGAAATGGACGCCGGCGTAGCCCAGGCCGCTGAGGATGGCCTGCGCCACCGCCATCTGCGCCTTCAGGCCCGCCAGGTACTGCGGCGCCTCTTCGCCGGTCGTGAGCACGACCACCTGGCGCGCGCCGAAAGCGACGGCCGACAGCCACAGGTCCGCGCCGGTGCTGGCGGTGTGCCAAAGGGCCACCGGGATCACGTTGGCCGGAACACCTTGTGCCTGCCCCAGGCGCGCTGCGCGCCCAAGGTCTTCGACCAGCGCCTGGCCGGCTTCCTGGCTGTGGAACAGGATCGTCGGCTCGCGGCCGCCGGCTTGCAGGTACGACCCGAGGAGCGTGCGCAGCTTCTGCCCCTGGTCGCTCGCCCGCGGGTACGCGAAGGTGAGCGCGCCCGTCGGGCACACCGTCGTGCAGGCGCCGCAACCGACGCACAGGTTGGGATTGACCTTGATCTGCTGCCGCGACGCCTCGCTGGAGATCGCGGCGGCCGAACAGATCTCCACGCAGGCATTGCAGCCGATCTTCTCGTTGCGGCTGTGGGCGCACAGCTTCTGCTTGTAGACGAAGAACTTGGGCTTCTCGAACTCGCCCACCAGCTCGCGCAGTTTCAGCAGCGTGGGCAGGTCGCGGCCGTCCCAGCGCAGGTAGCCCTGCGGTGGCGCGTGTTGCGCGAACTCGGACGTCTCGCGAAGGTCGAGAACCAGGTCGAACGTCTCGGTTTGCGCCTGCGCCTCCCTCTGGAAGTCGATGGCGCCGGCGGCCTCGCACACCTTCACGCAGGCACGATGGCCTTTGCAGCGGTCCATGTCGATCTGGTAGTCCAGGCCGATGGCGCCTTCAGGGCACACCGCCACGCAGGCATTGCAGCGCGTGCACAGGTCCAGGTCGATCGGGTTCGTCGGCGTCCACGCAAACTGGAAAGCGCCCAGCCAGCCGGTGAGCGAATCGATGCGCCCGGACACCACCGGGTACTTGCGCTCCTGCGCGCCCGGACCGCCGGTGGAGAACAGCGTGACGTCGAGGACGTCTTCGACCATCGACGCGGCGCGTTCGGCATCCTGCAGCCGGCCGATGATCAGGACGCGGCCGCCGCTCTTGTAGGTGACGGTGGGAACCGGGTCCGGCTCGGGCAGGCGCGCAGCGGCGAGCAGGGCCGCGATCTTGGGCATGGCCTCGCGCGCGTCGCGGCTCCAGCCGCCGGTCTCGCGGATGTTGACGAAGTGCACCGGCGACACCGCGCCTTCGGTCTGCGCGCCGACTTCGGCGAACAGCTTCTTTTCCTGGGTGCAGGCGACGATGACTTCCTCGCCGGAGCGAATGGCTTGCTGGTACGAGGCAGCCTCGCGCCGGCAGAGGCTGCTGTGCAGGGCAAGCGACGGCTCACCCAGTGCCGCGCCCAGCTTCGCCGGGTCGAGCGGCATCGTCTTGTTGCAGTCGCAGATCAGGGTCGGCATGGGATTCGGGGGGTACTGCTTGGGGATCGGCCGCGGGCTCGGGGGCCGCGGGCGGGTGCGACTGTGCCACGGATTGCGGCGCTTGCCCCTCGGCATCTTCCCTTGCTTCGGCTCCTGGCTCATCTTTGCGCTCTTCTTCACGAAAGAGGCCCAGGAAGCGGCCCGCGGCGAGCTGCCGAAGCATCGACTCGGGGATGGGATCGGCCTTGGTGTAGTCGTCGATGTAGGTATCGAGTCCGTCCATCACGTTGAAGTGCGGATCGGCGAACAGCTTCTTGACCGCGGCGTTCCGGACGTCGGCCGGGACGTCGGACTTCACGAAGCGGGTGAAGTCGGAGTCGGATGTGAGGGCGTTTGCGTCTTCGAGCGTAGGCGGAGGGGGCGGTTCGGGCAGCGGAGCCCCCTCACCCCTGCCCTCTCCCCCGAGGGGAGAGGGAGAGGAACCCGCCACGCCGGAAACCGAAGCGGCCTCACTCCCTCTCCCGCTTGCGGGAGAGGGCTGGGGTGAGGGCTGCTCCGGCTCGGCCTTGCGAACCGGCTCCGCCTCCAGCGGCTTGCCCTCCTTCGCATCCAGCTTGCGCCGCGACCAGCGGCCCAGGAAACCGTCAGCCACCGCCGCCCCCTTCGCCGCCGCCGTACTTCTTGCCCGTGGACACTGATGCCGGATTGCCGAACCGGTCTTCCAGCCGCCGGAAGCTTTCCGGCCGCTTGCGTCTGCGCGGTTCGGGCACGTAATGGGCGTCGGCGAACTCGCGGAACCAGGCCACCACCTCCGCGGGCGCGGGCACCTGCTCCACGTTCTCCTGCGCGTCGAGCCACCGCCCGGCATCGTGATAACTCACGGTGACGACCTCGGGGCGGGCGATCGGCTCCTCGGCGACGGTGGCGGCCTCTTCCATGCGCCACAGCACGAACCAGCACGGGGTGTCGACGGTGGCATTGAGGTAGTAGCCCTCGGCGTCGTCGGCGTAGAGCTCCACGCGGTAACCCGGGTGCAGCCAGCGCTCCTCGTGGTCGTCCCCGAAGATGCGGCGCGGCTCGCTGCCGAACGCCTCTTCATGCGGCACGACCTCGTGCAGCTCCCAGCGGTACGGCTGCCAGCGGTTGGCCAGCCGCACGCGCCGCATCACGACGGCGACGTTCAGGCCCGGGCGCGCGCTCACGGCGACTCCTTACGTGTTCTTCGAGACGGTGATGGTCGGGAACTTCGAGGAGAAGTCCTTGGCCTTGGCCGCGACGCGCACCGCCACCTTGCGCGCGACCTCCTTGTAGATCCCCGCGAGCTTGCCATCCGGGTCGGCCATCACGGTGGGCCGACCGCCGTCGGCCTGCACGCGGATGCTCATGTCCAGCGGCAGCGCGCCCAGGTATTCCAGGTTGCGCTCGGCCGCGTAGCGCTTGCCGCCGCCCTCGCCGAAGATGTGCTCGGCGTGGCCGCAGTTGCTGCAGATGTGCACGGCCATGTTCTCCACCAGGCCCAGGATCGGCACGCCGACCTTCTCGAACATGGCGACCGCCTTGCGCGCATCGAGCAGCGCGATGTCCTGCGGGGTGGTCACGATCACGGCGCCGGTCATCGGCACGCGCTGCGACAGCGTCAGCTGGATGTCGCCGGTGCCGGGCGGCAGGTCCACCACGAGGTAGTCGAGTTCGCGCCAGTTGGTCTGCCGCAGCAGCTGCTCCAGCGCCTGCGTCGCCATCGGGCCGCGCCAGATCATGGCTTCGTCCGGGTTGACCAGGAAGCCGATCGACATGACCTGCACGCCGTAGTTCTCCAGCGGGTCCATGGTCTTGCCGTCCGAGCTCTCGGGGCGCCCATCGATGCCCATCATCATGGGCTGGCTGGGGCCGTAGATGTCGGCATCGAGCACGCCGACCGAAGCGCCCTCGGCCGCGAGGGCCAGCGCCAGGTTGACGGCGGTGGTGCTCTTGCCCACCCCGCCCTTGCCGGAGGCGACCGCGATGATGTTCTTCACGTTGGGCATCAGCTGCACGCCGCGCTGCACGGCATGCGCGATGACCTTCGTGTTGATGTTCACCGAGACGTTGCTGACGCCCTGCAGCGCGCGCACGGCCGCGATGGCGGCCTGCCGCAGCGCGGGCACCTGGCTCTTGGCCGGATAACCCATTTCGAGGTCGAAGGCGACATCGCCTCCGTTCACCTGCAGGTTGCGGACCGCCTTGGTCGAAACGAAATCCTGGCCCGTGTTCGGGTCCTTGACGGCCGCGAGGGCGGCGAGCACTTGGTCGGTGGTGGCCATGGCTGAATTGACTACTGAACCAGCCAGTGTAACGAGCCGCCTAAAATCGCCGGCTCCCCGCGCCAATACCCACCATGCCCCAGCGCAAGCTTTTCGTCACCACGGCCCTGCCGTACGCCAACGGCAAGTTCCACATCGGCCACATCATGGAATACATCCAGGCCGACATCTGGGTGCGGCACCAGCGCATGGGCGAGCACATGGTCCACTTCGTCGGCGCCGACGACGCGCACGGCGCGCCGATCATGATCGCGGCCGAGAAGGCGGGAAAGACGCCGAAGCAGTTCGTCGCCGAGATCGCCGCGGGCCGCAAGGAGTACCTGGACGGCTTCCACGTCCGCTTCGACAACTGGCACTCCACCGACAGCCCGGAAAACACCGAGCTAGCGCAGGGCATCTACAAGGCGCTGAAGGCGCGCGGCCTCGTCGCCACGCGCACCATCGAGCAGTTCTACGACCCGGTCAAGGGCATGTTCCTGCCCGACCGCTACATCAAGGGCGAATGCCCCACCTGCCACGCCAAGGACCAGTACGGCGACAGCTGCGAGGTGTGCAGCAGCGTGTATTCGCCCACGCAGCTGATCGAGCCGTATTCGACGCTCAGCGGCGCCAGGCCCGAGCTGCGCAGCTCGGAGCACTACTTCTTCAAGCTGTCCGACCCGAAGGTGGTCGACTTCCTGAAGGCCTGGACGCAGGACGGCAAGCTGCAGCAGGAGGTGGCGAAGAAGGCCAGCGAATGGTTCGAGGCCGGCATGGCCGATTGGGACATCAGCCGCGACGCGCCCTACTTCGGCATCGAGATCCCCCAAGCCCCCGGCAAGTACTTCTACGTCTGGCTCGACGCGCCCATCGGCTACCTGGCCAGCCTGAAGAACCACTTCGACAAGGGCCAGGCGAAGGACCACTGGCATGCGGCCTCGCGCACGAAGGCGAGCTTCGAGGAGTTCGTGGCGGACCCCGCCGTGGAGCAAGTGCACTTCATCGGCAAGGACATCGTCTATTTCCATACGCTGTTCTGGCCGGCGATGCTGCAGTTCTCCGGCCGCAAGACGCCCACGCAGGTGAACGTGCACGGCTTCATCACCGTCAGCGGCGAGAAGATGAGCAAGAGCCGCGGCACCGGCATCGACCCGCTGCGCTACCTGTCGCTCGGCATGAATCCCGAGTGGCTGCGCTACTACATCGCCGCCAAGCTGAACGGCAAGGTCGAGGACGTCGACTTCAACCCCGAGGACTTCATCGCCCGGGTGAACGCCGACCTGATCGGCAAGTACGTCAACATCGCCAGCCGCGCGGCCAAGTTCGTGCCGGGCGGCAAGCTGCTCGGTCCGTTCTCGGTGCTGGAGGAACGCGCCACGCGGCTGGTCGACGAGGTGCGCAACCTCTACGAAGGCCGCGAATACGGCAAGGCGGTGCGCGAGATCATGGCGTTCGCCGACGACGTGAACCTGCACTTCGACGGCGCCGCACCGTGGAAGCTGGCCAAGGAAGGCCAGCAGGAGAAGGCCGCCCTGGTCTGCTCCGAATGCCTCGAGGCGTTCAAGGTGATGACCGCCTGCCTGAAGCCGATCCTGCCTGCGCTCGCGCGCGAGGCCGAGGCGTTCCTGAAATGCGAGCCGCTGGACTGGGACAACGCGGTCCGGCCGCTCGGTGCCGGGCATGTCATCGGGGAGTACAAGCACCTGATGCAGCGGGTGGATGCCAAGCAGGTGGATGCGTTGTTCGAGGCGCCGGCGGAAGCGGAGCAGCCCTCACCCCAGCCCTCTGCGGCGGGTGGGAGAGCGAGTGAACTGCCCGGGGGAGAGGCATTGGCTGCGCCGATCACGATCGACGACTTCGCGAAGATCGACCTGCGCATCGCGAAGATCGTGCAGTGCGAGGCCGTCGAGGGCTCGAACAAGCTGCTGCGCCTGACGCTGGACGTCGGCGAAGGCCGCATGCGGAACGTGTTCTCCGGCATCGCCTCGGCGTACAAGCCCGAGCAGCTGGTTGGAAAGCTGACGGTGGTCGTCGCCAACCTCGCGCCGCGCAAGATGAAGTTCGGCGTGAGCGAAGGCATGGTGTTGGCCGCGAGCCACGCCGACGAGAAGGCGAATCCCGGCATCTTCGTGCTGGAGCCCACGCCCGGCGCGCTGCCGGGCATGCGGGTGCGCTGAGCGCTCAACGGCTGCTTACCGCGGCGCACGGCCGCGTTACAACTCATCCATAGAATGCGGCTCATCCGTAAGTTCCGGATCCAGCCGCCCATGTCGCCGCGCCGCCACCGCCTGTCCCGCCGCAGCCTCCGCTGCTATGCCGGCCGCCTGCGGGCCGAGTGCAGCGGTTCGCTGCGAGGCCGGCCGCGCCGCAACCGGCGCGCCTGAGCCTTGGCCCCGTCCTTCGCCTTCCGCCCGCGACTGCTGGATGCGCTGCGCGGCTACGACCGCGGACGCTTCCTGCGCGACTTCGGCGCCGGCCTCACCGTCGGCGTCGTCGCCCTGCCCCTGGCCATGGCTTTCGCCATCGCCTCCGGCCTGCCGCCTTCGGCCGGGCTGTGGACGGCCATCATCGCCGGTCTGCTGGTCGCGCTGCTGGGCGGCTCCAACGTGCAGATCGGCGGCCCGGCGGGCGCGTTCATCGTCATCGTCTACGGGATCATCGAGCGGTACGGCGTCGCCAACCTGCTGATCGCCACGGCCTGCGCGGGTGTGCTGCTGTTCGCGCTGGGCCTGCTGCGACTGGGCTCGCTGGTGCGGTACGTGCCGGTCAGCATCGTGGTGGGCTTCACCAACGGCATCGCGGTGCTGATCGCGATGTCGCAGCTCAAGGACTGGCTGGGGCTCGAGGTCGATCGCATGCCGGCAGATTTCTTCGCCCAGCTGCGGGTGATCGCCGGCCACCTGCACACCTTCGACCTTCACGCCTTCGCGCTGGGCAGCGCCTGCCTGGCCGGGCTGTTCCTGTGGCCGCGCCTGTGGAACGCCGAGTCGCCGGTGCGGCCGGCGCTGGAGTTGCCGGGCATGCGCCAGGCCGTCAAGGTGGCCGCTCGCGTGCCCGGCCCGATCGTCGCGCTGGTCACTCTCACCGCCCTGGCCTTCGCGTTGAAGCTGCCGGTCGAGACCATCGGCAGCCGCTTTGGCGGCATTCCGGCCGGCCTGCCGCCCTTGGCGCTGCCGGACTTTTCGTGGGAGACGGTCAAGCAGTTGGTGACGCCCATGCTGACGATCGCACTGCTCGGCGCCATCGAATCGCTGCTGTGCGCGCGCGTGGCCGACCAGGTGAGCGGGCTGCCTCGGCACGACCCGAACCAGGAACTCATGGCCCAGGGCGTGGCCAATTTCGTGGCGCCCTTCTTCGGCGGCATGCCGGCCACGGGCACCATCGCGCGAACCGTGACCAACATCCGCTCGGGCGGCACCACGCCGGTCGCGGGCGCGGTGCACGCGGTCACGCTCGCGATCCTGGTGCTCGCCGCCGCGCCATTGGCGCTGCATGTTCCGCTGTCGGTGCTGGCGGGCATCCTGCTGTTCGTGGCCTGGAACATGGGCGAGTGGCGCGAGTTCGCGCACCTGAAGCGCTACAGCGCGCATTACCGGGTGCTGATGCTGGGCACCTTCTTCCTCACGGTGGTGTTCGACCTCACCGTGGCGCTGGAGGTCGGGCTGGTCGCCGCCTGCGCGCTCTTCATCCGCAAGATGAGTTCGCTGTTCCGCGTGGAGCAGGTGCCGGGCGAGGAAGCGCAATTGCGCTTTCGCCTGTACGGCTCGCTCTTCTTCGGCGCCGTCGCGCGCATCGACACGGTCGTCCAGGCGGTCGAGGGCTCGGGACCTGCGCCGGTGGTGGTGCTCGACGCGCTGCAGCTGGTCCACCTGGACACGTCGGGCCTGGACGCCCTGCGCCAGCTTCACAAGGTGGTGCTGCTGCGCGGCGGCACGCTGCGGCTGGACAACCTGCAGGAGCAGCCGCGCGAGGTGATCGAGCGATCCGGCTTCGGCACCGAGCTGACGCAGCACCTGGCCTCGCCGGAAGTGGCCGTCTAGCGGCTCGGCCCGCCGCGGTTCTCGGGCGCCTCGGGGTCGGGCCCGGTGGAGGTGCGCACCACGCGCATGTCGGGGTCGAACCAGACGGTGAACATCATCGAGGTGTTGGGCGGCTGCATGTAGCGCCAGTCCCACGCCTCCTCGCGCTTGAGCGCGTACGGCGTGCGCTTGGCGGGCTTGCCGAGCATGCGGCGCACCTGCTCCATCGACATGCCGGCCTGCACCTGCGCGAAGGTGGTGGGGGTGAGCACCTGGCGCAGCGCGGACATCTTGCCGTCCGCGCCGATGGTGATCATGTAGTTCTGGTGGCCCGCGGGGTTGCGGTTGTATTCGAGGACGCGGGCGCCGCCGGGGCCGTCCCAGATGTTCTCCGGGTTGCCGAACTGGGCGCGAACGTCCGCCTCGGTCGAGACGCCTTCCTCGAGCTTTTCGATACGCCGCTGGTCGCAGCCGACCAGCGTGGCCAGCGCGGCTAGCAATCCACTGACGAGTCCCATCGAGCACCGTAGGTAAAATTGCCTGCTCACCCGATCGAGTCTATGTCCAAGTTGCTCCGCATCTTCCGCCGGCCGGACTACAAGTCCGACGTCACCCAGTTCATCGAACAGCTGAAGGCGCAGCGCCCCGACATCGAAGCCCAGCAGCGCGCCGGCCGCGCCATCTGGTGGGACAAGCACATCGACCGCGAGGCGCTGGGGGACTGGAAGAAGGCCCGCGTGCCGCAGAAGCCCTACGTGTACGGCAGCGGCGGCGACTCGTCGGATTCCAAGTGAACGACAGCGAACGAACCAGCCTGCCCGAAGGCGCTTCCGCGGACGTCCCGGGCATGCCCGACGTGGTCGACCAGGTCGCGCTGGCGCGTCTCTACGGCGAACCGCTGTTCGCCATGCCGACGGACCTGTACATCCCGCCCGATGCGCTGGAGATCTTCCTCGAGGCATTCGAAGGCCCGCTGGACCTGCTGCTGTATCTCATCCGCAAGCAGAACTTCAACATCCTCGACATCCCGATGGCGGCGATGACCCGCCAGTACCTCCAGTACGTCGACGAGATCCGCTCGCGCAACCTGGAACTGGCGGCCGAATACCTGCTGATGGCGGCCATGCTCATCGAGATCAAGTCGCGCATGCTGCTGCCCCCCAAGAAGACGGCGGAAGGCCAGGAGCCGGAGGACCCGCGCGCGGAGCTGGTGCGCCGCCTGCTGGAGTACGAGCAGATGAAGATGGCCGCCGCGCGCCTGAACGCGGTGCCCCAGGTCGGCCGCGACGTGCTGCGCGCCCAGGTCTACATCGAGCAGTCGATGCAGCCGCGCTTTCCGGACGTCAACGTCGTCGACCTGCAGGAAGCCTGGCGCGACATCCTCAAGCGCGCCCGGCTGGTGCAGCACCACAAGATCACGCGTGAGGAGCTCTCGGTGCGCGAGCACATGAGCATCGTGCTGCGCAAGCTGCAGGGCCGCAAGTTCGTGGAGTTCGAGAACCTGTTCGACACCAGCCGCGGCATGCCGGTGCTGATCGTGACGTTCATCGCCATGCTGGAACTGGCCAAGGAGACGCTGATCGAGGTGACGCAGGCGGAAGCCTTCGCGCCGATCTACGTGCGCCTGGCCTACCAGCCCGCCTGATGGAAACCTCGCTCGACTTCGATGTCGTCATCGTCGGCAGCGGACTGGCCGGCCTCTCCGCCGCGATGCATCTCGCGCCCACGCACCGGGTCGCCGTCATCACCAAGCGCGGCCTGGCCGACGGCTCCAGCGGCTGGGCCCAGGGCGGCATCGCAGCCGTGATGGACCGGGGCGACAGCTTCGAATCGCACGTCGACGACACGCTGGTGGCCGGCGCCGGGCTGTCCGATCCGGAGGCCACGCGCTTCGTCGTCGAGCACGCGCCCGAAAGCATCGCCTGGCTCCAGCAACTGGGCGTGCCGTTCTCGCAGGAGCACGGCCAGCTGCACCTCACCCGCGAAGGCGGCCACAGCGCGCGCCGCATCGTGCACGTCACCGATGCCACCGGCGCGGCCGTGCAGCACACGCTGATCGACCACGTGCGGCGCACGCCGAACATCCGCCTTTTCGAGCACCACACGCTGGTGGACCTGATCACGAGCCGCCGCATCGGCCAGCTGCCGCAGCGCTGCCTGGGCCTGTACGCGCTGGACGAGCAGGCGGACCAGGTCGTCACCTTCCGCGCGCCGCAGACCATCCTGGCCACCGGCGGCGCGGGCAAGGTCTACCTGTACACCACGAATCCCGACACGGCCACCGGCGACGGCATCGCGGCGGCATGGCGCGCCGGCTGCCGGGTGACGAACATGGAGTTCATCCAGTTCCACCCGACCTGCCTGTGGCACCCGCTGGTCAAGAGCTTCCTGATCACCGAGGCCGTGCGCGGCGAAGGCGGGCGGCTGCTGCTGCCGGACGGCACGCGCTTCATGCCGCAGCACGACCAGCGCGCCGAACTCGCGCCGCGCGACGTGGTCGCCCGCGCCATCGACTTCGAGATGAAGAAGCACGGCCTGGACTGCGTGTACCTGGACATCTCGCACCAGCCGGCGGCCTTCATCCGCGAGCACTTCCCCAACATCCACGCGCGCTGCCTGGAGCTGGGCATCGACATCACGCGCCAGCCGATCCCGGTGGTGCCCGCGGCCCACTACACCTGCGGCGGCATCCACACCGACCTGGCCGGCCGCACCGACCTGCCGGGCCTGCATGCGATCGGCGAGACGGCTTACACCGGCCTGCACGGCGCCAACCGCCTCGCCAGCAACTCGCTGGTCGAATGCATGGTGTTCGCCCGTTCCGCCGCGCTGGACATCCGCGAAGCGCGGGAGCCGGCCGTGCCGCCGGTGCCCGTCTGGGACGAGAGCCGCGTCACAGACCCCGACGAATCGGTGGTCATCTCGCACAACTGGGACGAGCTGCGCCGCTTCATGTGGGACTACGTCGGCATAGTGCGCACCAACAAGCGCCTGGAACGCGCCGCGCACCGCATCCGGCTGCTGCAGGAGGAGATCCAGGAGTTCTACGCGAACTTCCACATCAGCCGCGACCTGCTCGAGCTGCGCAACCTGGTCACCGTGGCCGACCTGATCGTCCGGTCGGCGCAGGCGCGGCATGAGAGCCGCGGCCTGCATTTCAGCCGCGACTACCCGTCCATGGACGCGGACGCGCAGCCGACCACCCTGACGCCTCAGCGATAAGTTCGCTCCTGGCACCGCTGAGCTGATCGGGCCGACTTCGCATGCGGGTTTGCACCCGGTGCTCTGCCGAGCGTCGCGGCTCTAGCATGGCCCTCCCACACGAACCAGGAGACGGCACATGGGCACCAGGATCAGGAGCGCACTACGCACCGCAGCGCTGACCGGCGCGGTGGCTCTGGCGGGCTGCGCGAACATGATGGGCGGTGGCGGCTGGGTGCCGCTGGTCGACAGCGGCAAGGGGCTGGAGCGGTTCAACCGTGTCGGGGAGGCCGACTGGGCGGTGGTTGACGGCGCGATCCAGGCCACGCGCGGCGGCAGCACCCCGGCCTTCCTCGTCACTCGCGAGTCGTACAAGGACTTCGCGATCCGCGCCGAGTTCTGGGCCAGCGACGACGCCAACAGCGGCATCTTCGTGCGCTGCCAGAACCCGCAGCAGATCACCGACGAGAACTGCTACGAGGCCAACGTATTCGACCAGCGGCCGGACCCGACCTACGGCACCGGCTCCATCGTCAAGGTCGCTCCCGTGCGCCAGCCGCCGCCGAAGGCGGGCGGCAAGTGGAACACCATGGAAGTGACGGCCAAGGGTGACCACCTGGTCGTGATGTTCAACGGCGAGAAGACCGTCGACCACCGCGACCGCAAGTTCGCCAGCGGGCCCGTCGCGCTGCAGTGGGGCCGCGGAACGGTCAAGTTCCGCAAGGTCGAGATCAAGCCGCTCTGAGCGCGCGGCGGCGCGGCGGTCAGGCCGCGCCGAAATGCGGCACCAGCGCGCCGGCCGGCTGGCCGTTCTTCAGCGCTGCCGTGAAGGCCAGCATCCGGTCGATCGGCACGCGCGCGCGCTGGCCGACCGCCGGGTCCACGAAGATCTCGTTGGCGCCGGTCTCCAGCACCTGCGCCAGGCCGGCCAGCCCGTTCATCGCCATCCAGGGGCAGTGCGCGCAGCTCTTGCACGTGGCGCTGTTGCCCGCCGTGGGCGCCTCGAAGAACACCTTGCCGGGATTGAGCGTGCGCAGCTTGTGCATCATCCCGTTGTCGGTCGCGACGATGAACTCCTTGGCATCCATCTCGCGGGCGGCCTTCAGGATGGCGGAGGTGGAGCCGACGGCGTCGGCCAGCGCCACCACGTCGGCGGGCGACTCGGGGTGCACCAGCACCTTGGCCCGCGGATGCTCCTTCTTCAGCGCCTCCAGCTCGAACGCCTTGAACTCGTCGTGCACGATGCACGAGCCGCTCCAGAACACCATGTCGGCGCCGGTCTCGCGCTGGATGTAGCTGCCCAGGTGGCGGTCGGGTGCCCACAGGATCTTGTGTCCCTTCTCCTTGAGCGCGTTGACGATGTCCAGCGCGCAGCTTGAGGTGACCAGCCAGTCCGAGCGCGCCTTCACGGCCGCGCTGGTGTTGGCGTAGACCACCACCGTGCGGTCCGGATGCTGGTCGCAGAAAGCGCTGAACTCGGCGATCGGACAGCCCAGGTCCAGCGAGCAGGTCGCGTCCAGGTCCGGCATCAGCACCCGCTTCTCGGGCGACAGGATCTTGGCCGTTTCGCCCATGAAGCGCACGCCGGAGACCACCAGCGTCTGCGCCGGGTGATCGCGGCCGAATCGCGCCATCTCCAGGGAGTCGCTGACGATGCCGCCGGTTTCCTCGGCCAGGTCCTGCAGGTCCGGATGCACGTAGTAGTGGGACACCATGACGGCGTTGCGCTCCTTGAGCAGGCGCCTGATGCGCGCCTTGAGCTCGGTCCGCTCCGCGGGCGTGGGCTCCTGTGGAATACGCGCCCACGCATGCCGGGTATCGCAGGCATTGCCGACGGGCTGTTCGTACTCGACGTCGAAGATGGGGATGACGGCGCTCATGGGGTTCGGTTCAGAGGTCCTTGAAGCGCATCGAATAGTCCGTGGCCTTCACGTCCTTGGTGAGCGCTCCGATGGAGATGCGGTCGACGCCGGTTTCCGCAAGCTCGCGCACGCGCTCCAGCGTCACGCCGCCGGAAATCTCCAGGATGGCACGGCCTTCGTTCAGGCGCACGGCCTCGCGCAGCGTGGGCAGGTCCATGTTGTCGAGCAGGACCATCTTCGCGCCTGCGGCGAGCGCCTCCTGCAGCTGGGCCAGCGTCTCCACTTCGATCTCCACGAACCCGGCGGAGCGAGAGAGCTCGCTTGCGGCGCGCAGCACCGGCGTCACGCCGCCCGCCGCGGCGATGTGGTTCTCCTTGATGAGGATTGCGTCGTACAGGCCGATGCGGTGGTTGGTGCCGCCGCCGGTGCGCACCGCGTACTTCTGCGCGAGGCGCAGGCCCGGCAGCGTCTTGCGCGTGTCCACGATCTGGGCGCGCGTTCCGCGAACGGCCTCCACGTATGTCGAGGTGCGCGTGGCGACTGCGCTGAGCAACTGCAGGAAATTGAGCGCAGTGCGCTCGGCGGTCAGCAGCGCACGCGCCGAGCCGCGGATCTCCACCACCGGCTGGCCCACGGAGGTGCGCCGGCCCTCCGGCACCGCCCAAGTGATCGTGGCCTGCGGCTCGAGCTGCCGCACCGCGGCGACGAACCACGGGCCGCCGCACACCACGGCGGCCTCGCGCGCGATCACCACGGCCTGCGCCTGCCGCGCGGCCGGGACCAGGCTGGCGGTGAGGTCGCCCTCGCCCACGTCCTCGGCCAGCGCGCGGGCGGCGTCCTGCCGGGCCAGTTCGGCGATCGCCGCCGGGCTGAAATCGAAGCGTTGCATGCGGCGAGCATAGCCTTTGCCCGATGCCTTCGTCGGCATCCCGGCTGACGGGCGTGCCCGGCCGCCGCACG encodes:
- the nadB gene encoding L-aspartate oxidase, which produces METSLDFDVVIVGSGLAGLSAAMHLAPTHRVAVITKRGLADGSSGWAQGGIAAVMDRGDSFESHVDDTLVAGAGLSDPEATRFVVEHAPESIAWLQQLGVPFSQEHGQLHLTREGGHSARRIVHVTDATGAAVQHTLIDHVRRTPNIRLFEHHTLVDLITSRRIGQLPQRCLGLYALDEQADQVVTFRAPQTILATGGAGKVYLYTTNPDTATGDGIAAAWRAGCRVTNMEFIQFHPTCLWHPLVKSFLITEAVRGEGGRLLLPDGTRFMPQHDQRAELAPRDVVARAIDFEMKKHGLDCVYLDISHQPAAFIREHFPNIHARCLELGIDITRQPIPVVPAAHYTCGGIHTDLAGRTDLPGLHAIGETAYTGLHGANRLASNSLVECMVFARSAALDIREAREPAVPPVPVWDESRVTDPDESVVISHNWDELRRFMWDYVGIVRTNKRLERAAHRIRLLQEEIQEFYANFHISRDLLELRNLVTVADLIVRSAQARHESRGLHFSRDYPSMDADAQPTTLTPQR
- a CDS encoding 3-keto-disaccharide hydrolase produces the protein MGTRIRSALRTAALTGAVALAGCANMMGGGGWVPLVDSGKGLERFNRVGEADWAVVDGAIQATRGGSTPAFLVTRESYKDFAIRAEFWASDDANSGIFVRCQNPQQITDENCYEANVFDQRPDPTYGTGSIVKVAPVRQPPPKAGGKWNTMEVTAKGDHLVVMFNGEKTVDHRDRKFASGPVALQWGRGTVKFRKVEIKPL
- the nadA gene encoding quinolinate synthase NadA produces the protein MSAVIPIFDVEYEQPVGNACDTRHAWARIPQEPTPAERTELKARIRRLLKERNAVMVSHYYVHPDLQDLAEETGGIVSDSLEMARFGRDHPAQTLVVSGVRFMGETAKILSPEKRVLMPDLDATCSLDLGCPIAEFSAFCDQHPDRTVVVYANTSAAVKARSDWLVTSSCALDIVNALKEKGHKILWAPDRHLGSYIQRETGADMVFWSGSCIVHDEFKAFELEALKKEHPRAKVLVHPESPADVVALADAVGSTSAILKAAREMDAKEFIVATDNGMMHKLRTLNPGKVFFEAPTAGNSATCKSCAHCPWMAMNGLAGLAQVLETGANEIFVDPAVGQRARVPIDRMLAFTAALKNGQPAGALVPHFGAA
- the nadC gene encoding carboxylating nicotinate-nucleotide diphosphorylase, which gives rise to MQRFDFSPAAIAELARQDAARALAEDVGEGDLTASLVPAARQAQAVVIAREAAVVCGGPWFVAAVRQLEPQATITWAVPEGRRTSVGQPVVEIRGSARALLTAERTALNFLQLLSAVATRTSTYVEAVRGTRAQIVDTRKTLPGLRLAQKYAVRTGGGTNHRIGLYDAILIKENHIAAAGGVTPVLRAASELSRSAGFVEIEVETLAQLQEALAAGAKMVLLDNMDLPTLREAVRLNEGRAILEISGGVTLERVRELAETGVDRISIGALTKDVKATDYSMRFKDL